The following proteins come from a genomic window of Saccharicrinis carchari:
- a CDS encoding serine O-acetyltransferase, with protein MRTAKEFLNVALNAIRCIPHVIIFMSLKNKSRIKADIESSLKNLNKDYKTYFGLLYLLSFSRGFRSLFYYRTRPYSFFLPFICPGQSNLYIQTKQIGEGMKIMHGFATAIGAESIGNNCTIYQQVTIGGTDAGAPTIKDNVTIYAGAVIFGKITIGNDVTIGANATVYTNVPDNSSVLPGTSKVFRWKKR; from the coding sequence ATGAGAACAGCAAAGGAATTTTTAAATGTAGCGTTAAATGCGATACGCTGCATTCCTCATGTTATTATATTTATGAGCCTTAAAAATAAATCACGCATAAAAGCCGATATCGAAAGTAGCCTAAAAAACTTAAATAAAGATTACAAAACATACTTTGGCCTCCTGTATCTGCTTTCATTTTCGCGGGGATTCAGAAGTTTGTTTTATTACAGAACCCGGCCATATTCCTTTTTTCTCCCTTTTATCTGTCCTGGCCAATCTAACCTGTACATTCAAACAAAACAAATTGGAGAAGGAATGAAAATTATGCACGGTTTTGCAACTGCCATAGGTGCCGAATCTATCGGCAATAACTGCACCATTTACCAACAGGTTACCATTGGCGGTACCGATGCCGGGGCGCCCACTATAAAGGATAATGTTACCATTTATGCCGGCGCAGTTATCTTTGGAAAAATTACTATCGGGAATGATGTAACTATCGGAGCCAATGCAACGGTTTATACTAATGTGCCCGATAACAGTAGTGTGCTGCCGGGAACTTCGAAAGTTTTTCGTTGGAAGAAACGTTAA
- a CDS encoding T9SS type A sorting domain-containing protein translates to MKKITFLLLLASICHLSYGQVIADHTVVDKYTDIPQYWIDIVKTKWVSILGASHASAYHRGFQELQSINPNYPVSIQYGGAPLPAQSNALRSNGAAWGNYENATGWVEGHRMERDDWWTNDLANERIKAYLQYCHDNGPELFATMYGWSFDANFDHAYGNGPYGDEDPVYHVKWAGSTRGGEDGNLPFGLDIEDATLIGNRVSMDNYIASVNAYNKYCEDNGIATITMFSTGPVDDNDTQGWNINERGYQQYLKWQYVRDYVKSKGSGYLFDHADILSYNDAGEYATTTWTDHSSVLRTFPLIHPDNMGGDYFGHIGTVGAVRLAKAMWWMLARIAGWDGEPISTTLQNKEDGAGIVVTEQDGLIEMKSKQDMSGNTMSLISVSGQVVQKKMIDGNTCQLNMDSLPSGMYLLVINLDSPYSKKIIKH, encoded by the coding sequence ATGAAAAAAATTACTTTTTTGTTGTTGCTAGCCTCCATTTGTCATTTGTCGTATGGTCAGGTTATAGCCGATCATACCGTAGTGGATAAATATACTGATATTCCTCAATACTGGATAGATATTGTTAAAACAAAATGGGTTTCTATATTAGGAGCATCCCATGCTTCAGCTTACCATCGGGGGTTCCAAGAGCTTCAAAGTATAAATCCTAATTATCCAGTATCTATACAATATGGTGGTGCTCCATTACCTGCGCAAAGCAATGCTTTAAGAAGTAACGGTGCCGCATGGGGGAATTATGAAAACGCAACGGGCTGGGTTGAGGGGCACAGAATGGAGCGGGATGATTGGTGGACAAATGATTTGGCCAATGAGCGGATAAAGGCTTATTTGCAGTATTGCCATGATAATGGGCCTGAACTATTTGCCACCATGTACGGATGGTCTTTTGATGCGAATTTTGACCATGCGTATGGAAATGGCCCGTATGGTGATGAGGACCCTGTTTATCACGTGAAGTGGGCAGGTAGTACAAGAGGTGGTGAAGATGGTAATTTACCTTTCGGTTTGGATATTGAAGATGCTACGCTTATTGGAAATCGGGTGAGTATGGATAATTATATTGCCAGCGTTAACGCATACAACAAATATTGCGAAGATAATGGCATTGCAACTATTACTATGTTTTCTACCGGGCCGGTTGATGATAATGATACGCAAGGATGGAATATAAATGAAAGGGGTTATCAACAGTATTTAAAATGGCAGTACGTTAGGGACTATGTAAAAAGTAAAGGGAGTGGATACCTTTTTGACCATGCCGATATTTTAAGTTATAATGATGCAGGCGAATATGCTACCACTACATGGACAGATCATAGCTCAGTGCTTCGTACATTCCCTTTAATTCACCCCGACAATATGGGAGGTGATTATTTTGGCCATATTGGAACAGTAGGGGCTGTAAGGTTAGCAAAAGCCATGTGGTGGATGTTGGCTCGAATAGCCGGATGGGATGGTGAACCGATATCAACCACCCTACAAAACAAGGAGGATGGAGCGGGTATTGTGGTTACAGAACAGGATGGACTTATAGAAATGAAATCAAAACAGGACATGAGCGGGAACACAATGAGTTTAATAAGCGTGAGTGGACAGGTGGTGCAAAAAAAAATGATAGACGGTAATACTTGTCAGCTTAATATGGATAGTCTCCCCAGCGGAATGTATCTTCTTGTAATTAATTTGGACTCTCCATACAGTAAAAAAATCATTAAACATTAG